One genomic region from Rothia dentocariosa ATCC 17931 encodes:
- a CDS encoding LutC/YkgG family protein: MSSAKEDILTRIRESLSDAPEAPTPVRNYRRVSELNREQTIEMLVDRLIDYKANVFNATESNIAEVIAERLGENSRYVVPTGLNPEWLPEDTATRVHVTDSGSTLEPGALSVHELDAVDAVVTSSTVSCAETGTIFLNSTPQEGRRAISLVPDHHVCVVPESTVVELVPEAIERITYERPVTMISGPSATSDIELIRVEGVHGPRILDVVILEGK; encoded by the coding sequence ATGTCCTCTGCGAAGGAAGATATTCTCACACGTATTCGTGAGTCCCTGTCGGATGCCCCCGAGGCACCAACCCCCGTGCGTAATTACCGCCGCGTGAGCGAGCTGAACCGCGAGCAGACTATTGAGATGCTGGTGGATCGTCTGATCGACTATAAGGCGAACGTCTTTAACGCGACCGAGTCGAATATCGCCGAGGTTATTGCCGAGCGTCTGGGAGAGAACTCGCGCTATGTGGTTCCCACCGGGCTGAACCCCGAATGGCTGCCTGAGGATACCGCAACCCGCGTGCACGTCACCGATTCGGGGAGCACTCTCGAACCCGGCGCGCTTTCGGTGCACGAGCTTGACGCCGTGGATGCGGTGGTCACCTCCTCGACCGTATCGTGCGCTGAGACCGGCACCATTTTCTTGAACTCCACCCCGCAGGAAGGTCGCCGCGCGATTTCCCTGGTACCCGACCATCACGTGTGCGTGGTGCCGGAATCCACGGTTGTGGAGTTGGTGCCGGAGGCGATTGAACGCATCACCTATGAGCGCCCGGTGACCATGATCTCCGGGCCGTCTGCGACCAGCGATATTGAGCTGATTCGCGTGGAGGGTGTGCACGGACCGCGCATCCTGGATGTGGTGATTCTCGAAGGCAAATAG